One part of the Desulfonema ishimotonii genome encodes these proteins:
- a CDS encoding tautomerase family protein: protein MPLITVKVIEGVFSDDQKQEIIRRLTDTMVSIEGENMRQVTSVLVEEIRSGNWGLGGKPLTTDDVRMLAAGKYGS from the coding sequence ATGCCGTTGATCACTGTTAAAGTCATAGAAGGCGTTTTCTCGGATGATCAGAAACAGGAGATTATCCGCAGGCTCACGGATACGATGGTTTCCATTGAAGGTGAGAATATGCGACAGGTAACGAGTGTCCTCGTTGAAGAAATCAGAAGCGGGAACTGGGGGCTTGGCGGAAAACCGCTCACAACAGACGATGTCAGAATGCTGGCTGCCGGAAAATACGGAAGCTGA
- the epsC gene encoding serine O-acetyltransferase EpsC, whose amino-acid sequence MGGHIEQNENLCQSDAASYLTHREKLPDIVDAIIQGCEQHTCHHHIAFEPIPSKEAVTEIIDRFRAILFPGYFTREKLDPVNLKYSMGQTVSVLYDLLAEQICRSLRHDCFRYGREDLACRDCQGMAHEMALKVLQSVPAIQQVMTKDVAAAYDGDPAAKSYDEIIFSYPGIFAIWVCRIAHRLNELAVPFLPRIMTEHAHSLTGIDIHPGAKIGERFVIDHGTGVVIGETTEIGHNVRIYQGVTLGALSLPKNAGEQLRGKKRHPTIEDDVIIYAGATILGGDTVIGRRSVIGGNVWITESIPPDTKVLTEAPKLIYR is encoded by the coding sequence ATGGGCGGACATATTGAACAAAATGAAAATCTCTGCCAAAGCGATGCAGCGTCTTATCTGACCCACCGGGAAAAGCTCCCGGATATCGTTGACGCCATTATTCAGGGATGCGAGCAGCACACCTGTCACCACCATATCGCCTTTGAGCCGATCCCCTCAAAAGAGGCGGTGACTGAGATCATCGACCGGTTCAGAGCCATCCTGTTTCCCGGATATTTCACCCGCGAAAAACTCGACCCGGTCAATCTGAAATACAGCATGGGTCAGACAGTGTCGGTTCTTTACGATCTGCTGGCCGAACAGATCTGCCGGAGTCTCCGCCATGACTGTTTCCGCTATGGCCGGGAAGATCTGGCCTGCCGGGACTGTCAGGGAATGGCCCACGAGATGGCGCTGAAGGTTTTGCAGTCGGTTCCGGCGATCCAGCAGGTGATGACAAAAGACGTGGCTGCGGCCTATGACGGCGATCCGGCAGCCAAAAGCTATGACGAGATCATCTTCAGCTATCCCGGCATCTTTGCCATCTGGGTCTGCCGGATCGCCCACAGGCTGAATGAACTGGCGGTCCCCTTTCTTCCGCGCATCATGACCGAACACGCCCACAGCCTGACCGGCATCGACATCCATCCGGGCGCGAAGATCGGGGAGCGATTCGTCATCGATCACGGCACGGGGGTGGTGATTGGTGAAACCACGGAGATCGGCCACAATGTGCGCATTTATCAGGGCGTGACCCTGGGAGCGCTCTCCCTGCCCAAAAACGCGGGGGAGCAGCTTCGGGGCAAAAAGCGGCATCCCACCATTGAGGACGACGTGATTATCTACGCCGGGGCCACCATCCTGGGCGGCGATACGGTCATCGGCAGGCGCTCGGTCATCGGCGGCAATGTCTGGATCACCGAATCGATCCCGCCGGACACCAAAGTGCTGACGGAAGCGCCCAAGCTGATCTACAGATAG
- the nifS gene encoding cysteine desulfurase NifS produces the protein MKTIYLDNNATTAVAPEVVDAMLPCLREFYGNPSSMYGPARQVAHRLEEARARVADLLGVSPAEIIFTSCGTESDSTAIWAALRANPDKRHFITSRVEHPAVKNLGEYLSRNGYRVTFMPVDSRGRPDLDFFYDHLSDDTALVSLMWANNETGTLFPVEEVARQVKERGIVFHTDAVQAVGKIPIRMADSAIDMLALSGHKLHAPKGVGALYVRKGTKFSPFMIGGHQESGRRGGTENVASVVGLGRAAALAADHMEAENTRVRQLRDKLETELLRRIPNAMINGDPEHRLPNTTNISFEYIEGESILLMMDELGICASSGSACTSGSLEPSHVLRAMGVPFTAAHGSVRFSLSVYNTEAEIDYVIEKLPAVIARLRDMSPFWQQVQTG, from the coding sequence ATGAAGACGATCTATCTGGACAACAACGCGACCACGGCGGTCGCGCCGGAGGTGGTGGACGCGATGCTGCCGTGTCTCAGAGAGTTCTACGGCAACCCGTCCAGCATGTACGGCCCGGCCCGTCAGGTGGCGCACCGGCTTGAGGAGGCCCGCGCCCGCGTGGCGGATCTGCTGGGCGTGTCCCCGGCGGAGATTATATTCACCAGCTGCGGCACGGAAAGCGACAGTACGGCCATATGGGCCGCGCTCCGGGCCAATCCCGACAAGCGGCATTTCATCACCAGCCGGGTGGAGCATCCGGCTGTCAAAAATCTGGGGGAATATCTTTCCCGCAACGGCTACCGGGTGACCTTCATGCCGGTGGACAGCAGGGGCAGGCCGGATCTCGATTTTTTCTACGATCACCTGTCAGACGACACGGCGCTGGTCAGCCTGATGTGGGCCAACAACGAGACGGGCACGCTTTTTCCGGTGGAAGAGGTGGCCCGTCAGGTAAAGGAACGGGGGATCGTGTTTCACACGGACGCGGTTCAGGCCGTGGGCAAGATTCCCATCCGTATGGCCGACAGCGCCATTGACATGCTCGCCCTGTCCGGGCACAAGCTCCACGCCCCCAAAGGCGTGGGCGCGCTCTATGTGCGCAAGGGCACCAAATTCTCTCCCTTCATGATCGGAGGGCACCAGGAATCGGGCCGACGGGGGGGGACAGAGAATGTGGCCTCCGTTGTGGGGCTGGGCAGGGCCGCGGCCCTGGCCGCCGACCATATGGAGGCTGAGAACACGCGGGTCCGTCAGCTTCGGGATAAGCTGGAGACCGAACTGCTCCGGCGTATTCCCAATGCCATGATCAACGGCGACCCGGAACACCGCCTGCCCAACACCACCAATATTTCATTCGAGTATATCGAGGGCGAGTCGATCCTGCTGATGATGGACGAACTGGGCATCTGCGCCTCATCCGGCTCGGCCTGCACCTCCGGCTCCCTGGAGCCCTCCCATGTGCTGCGGGCCATGGGGGTGCCCTTTACGGCGGCCCACGGCTCGGTTCGCTTCAGCCTGAGTGTCTACAACACGGAGGCGGAGATCGACTATGTCATCGAAAAGCTGCCGGCCGTGATTGCGCGGCTGCGCGACATGTCGCCCTTCTGGCAGCAGGTTCAGACCGGATAA